The Actinomycetota bacterium genome window below encodes:
- a CDS encoding ABC transporter permease, translating into MLTFRKPLAFLKKDFLMEVSYRFSFVLQFASIFFSVVMFYFVAKLLGEAPSVQSSLSEYGGNYFSFVLIGIAFSNFLSVGLGSFANNIRSEQMIGTLEAMLVTPTRLSNIVLSSSQWSFAFTSLRVGIYLLIGGLFFGVSFAGAAIIPALLALILTVVAFSSLGIISASFIMVFKRGDPIAFALSTSSTLLGGVYYPISVLPEWLQGLSYLFPITYSLHAIRLSLLQGAGFSEVGGDLLALVIFSCVTLPISLFCFRLAVRRAKRDGSLAHY; encoded by the coding sequence ATGTTGACCTTCAGAAAACCCCTGGCGTTCCTGAAAAAGGACTTCCTGATGGAAGTCAGCTACCGGTTCTCCTTTGTCCTGCAGTTCGCGAGCATCTTCTTCTCGGTGGTCATGTTCTACTTCGTGGCCAAGCTTCTGGGGGAAGCACCGTCAGTGCAGAGCAGCCTGAGCGAATACGGCGGCAACTATTTCTCTTTCGTGCTGATCGGCATCGCCTTCTCGAATTTCCTTTCCGTCGGGCTTGGCAGCTTCGCCAACAATATCCGCTCGGAACAGATGATCGGCACCCTGGAAGCCATGCTGGTGACCCCCACACGTCTTTCCAATATTGTCCTGTCATCCTCCCAGTGGAGCTTTGCCTTCACCTCGCTGCGAGTCGGCATCTATCTGCTGATAGGCGGCCTCTTCTTCGGAGTCAGCTTTGCCGGAGCAGCCATAATCCCGGCCCTCCTGGCATTGATACTGACTGTCGTGGCATTCTCCAGCCTTGGCATCATCTCCGCCAGCTTCATCATGGTCTTCAAGCGCGGCGACCCCATCGCTTTCGCGCTGTCAACATCGTCTACCTTACTGGGCGGTGTCTACTATCCCATCAGCGTCCTGCCGGAATGGTTACAAGGCCTGTCCTACCTGTTCCCGATCACGTACTCGCTGCATGCCATCCGCCTGTCGCTGCTCCAGGGCGCCGGCTTCAGTGAAGTCGGCGGCGACCTGCTGGCCCTGGTGATATTCTCCTGCGTCACCCTGCCGATCAGCCTGTTCTGCTTCCGCCTGGCGGTCCGGAGGGCCAAGCGGGATGGCAGCCTGGCCCACTATTAA
- a CDS encoding ABC transporter ATP-binding protein, with protein sequence MDKTVFTAVRDISLSIERGEIFGLLGPNGAGKTTLTKMLCTLLLPTSGSASICGFDLARQQAKVKSRIALISSEERSFYWRLSGRQNLDFFAALHGLSKKTAQKRISEVLEIVEMSDAADRRFQEYSTGMKQRMGLARGLLADPEVFFMDEPTKGLDPIAAWQLHEFIRNRLAAAGKTVVIATHHLAEAEQICDRVGIMYNGGMLASGPVKELTGDSSLSDFFRDLVEQSMVEPASSWNPETDI encoded by the coding sequence TTGGACAAGACCGTATTCACCGCAGTCAGGGACATCAGCCTGTCTATTGAGCGCGGTGAGATCTTCGGACTGCTGGGGCCGAACGGCGCCGGCAAGACTACGCTAACCAAGATGCTCTGCACCCTGCTTCTGCCGACTTCGGGCAGCGCCAGCATCTGCGGTTTCGACCTCGCGCGACAGCAGGCGAAGGTGAAATCCCGCATCGCCCTCATCTCCAGCGAGGAACGCAGTTTCTACTGGCGTCTGAGTGGTCGTCAGAACCTCGATTTTTTCGCGGCACTCCACGGCCTCTCGAAAAAGACAGCGCAGAAGCGGATCAGCGAGGTCCTCGAGATCGTCGAGATGTCAGATGCCGCCGACCGCCGATTCCAGGAATATTCCACGGGAATGAAACAGCGGATGGGCCTCGCCCGCGGCCTGCTGGCCGACCCGGAAGTCTTCTTCATGGATGAACCGACAAAGGGACTCGACCCTATCGCGGCCTGGCAACTGCACGAATTCATCCGCAACCGGCTGGCGGCAGCCGGCAAGACCGTAGTCATCGCCACCCATCACCTGGCTGAAGCCGAGCAGATCTGCGACCGGGTGGGGATCATGTACAACGGTGGCATGCTCGCCAGCGGCCCGGTCAAGGAACTGACCGGAGATTCTTCGCTCTCAGACTTTTTCCGCGACCTGGTGGAGCAGTCGATGGTCGAGCCTGCAAGCAGCTGGAACCCGGAAACGGATATCTAG